Proteins from a single region of Desulfurispira natronophila:
- the rimP gene encoding ribosome maturation factor RimP, translating to MQPITPETISSSIAELAQPMLEEQGLELFDVEFFNASGWILRISIDKPGGVSLDDCERVSVELGHLLDVEDLISRRYTLEVSSPGVNRKLRHSEDYRQYAGRLARVRTREVLLNTRLHIGYLERVEGDMLILRERDRGIDIEIPLELIEKAHLEFEWE from the coding sequence ATGCAGCCGATTACACCTGAAACAATATCATCATCCATAGCCGAGCTGGCACAACCCATGTTGGAAGAGCAAGGGCTCGAATTATTTGATGTAGAATTCTTCAATGCCAGTGGCTGGATACTGCGCATCTCTATTGACAAACCCGGCGGAGTGAGCCTGGACGATTGCGAGCGGGTCAGTGTAGAGCTTGGTCACCTGCTGGATGTAGAAGATTTGATTTCTCGGCGTTACACCCTGGAAGTCTCCAGTCCAGGAGTCAATCGAAAGCTGCGCCATAGCGAAGACTACCGCCAATACGCCGGCAGGCTGGCGCGTGTTCGCACCCGGGAAGTCCTCCTTAATACCCGGCTGCATATTGGGTACTTGGAACGGGTCGAGGGCGATATGCTGATTTTACGTGAACGTGACCGGGGGATAGATATAGAAATTCCCCTGGAGCTGATAGAAAAAGCACACTTGGAGTTTGAATGGGAGTGA
- the nusA gene encoding transcription termination factor NusA, whose product MSNDFISSIEHLCHEKNLDKKTLLEAIETAVVAALKRKYSQDSEIHFHIDDETGVFDVSFGKTVVEKVRTRSMEISLDEARKQAGEDVQLGDIVQVPVDVQSIARITAQTAKQIITQKIRDVEKSAFIEEYTQRIGELILAPVDRVEARRVVLNLGECEGVLLQSDLLPNDQFRAGEVVKTVIREVQLNRRGDVQVLLSRSNEDFLSQLFREEVPEISSGNVVIKAVAREGGSRSKIAVKALRMGMDPVGACVGVKGSRVSAVVDEIGGEKIDIIEWSDEPALMICNALSPAEVVKMDIYDEEGLAVVVVPEDQLSLAIGRRGQNARLAAKLTNWKIDIYSEQEYEEASPEEIGQPVSDDEETGMMLGGSVIEPVETEAASETEREEPQSENPATPEQER is encoded by the coding sequence ATGAGCAACGATTTTATCAGTTCGATTGAACATCTGTGCCACGAAAAAAATCTGGACAAAAAAACCCTGCTGGAGGCCATCGAGACAGCAGTTGTGGCTGCCTTAAAACGCAAGTACTCCCAGGACAGTGAAATACACTTTCACATTGACGACGAGACAGGCGTGTTTGATGTCAGCTTCGGTAAGACCGTAGTTGAGAAGGTGCGCACCCGCAGCATGGAAATATCTCTGGATGAGGCACGTAAACAGGCGGGGGAGGATGTACAGCTGGGAGACATCGTTCAGGTGCCGGTAGATGTACAATCTATTGCCCGTATTACCGCCCAGACGGCCAAGCAGATAATCACCCAGAAGATACGGGATGTAGAAAAGTCAGCCTTTATCGAAGAGTATACCCAGCGCATTGGCGAGCTTATCCTGGCCCCCGTGGATAGAGTAGAGGCCAGGCGCGTAGTGCTAAATCTTGGCGAGTGTGAAGGAGTGCTCTTGCAATCCGACCTGCTGCCCAACGACCAGTTCCGCGCCGGTGAAGTAGTAAAGACCGTTATACGCGAAGTACAGCTGAATCGTCGCGGAGATGTGCAGGTGCTGCTCAGCCGCAGTAACGAAGATTTTCTCAGCCAGCTTTTCCGCGAAGAAGTACCGGAGATATCTTCAGGTAATGTAGTAATCAAGGCCGTGGCCCGTGAAGGTGGCTCACGCAGCAAAATTGCGGTAAAAGCATTGCGTATGGGCATGGATCCGGTGGGAGCCTGTGTTGGCGTTAAAGGAAGCCGGGTCAGCGCCGTTGTGGATGAAATTGGCGGCGAAAAAATAGATATTATTGAGTGGAGTGATGAACCGGCCCTGATGATTTGCAACGCACTCAGCCCCGCCGAAGTCGTCAAGATGGATATTTACGACGAAGAGGGCCTGGCAGTTGTGGTCGTCCCAGAAGACCAGCTGTCCCTGGCGATAGGTCGGCGTGGACAAAATGCTCGGCTGGCAGCAAAATTGACCAACTGGAAAATTGATATATACTCAGAGCAGGAATACGAAGAAGCCTCCCCGGAAGAAATCGGCCAACCCGTTTCCGATGACGAGGAGACCGGAATGATGCTCGGCGGCAGTGTCATTGAGCCGGTAGAAACTGAAGCCGCAAGCGAAACAGAACGGGAAGAGCCACAGAGTGAAAACCCGGCAACCCCAGAGCAAGAGCGTTAA
- a CDS encoding DUF448 domain-containing protein: protein MPGPQRTCIACRSSHDKKRLFRLVAAPDGTLVWDLKQKLPGRGTYSCPTLKCVTRSLQAKKLTHHLRQPIEDAATDGKVQELIALCRQNVFNSIKIGIKARKAHSGHTRVCSMLTRGDVQALILASDISASRQHELQQLAEAKQLVPNIFATCRELGELFGVESRSAVALCDQGIAQLFIHQFGLYRTMKEGL from the coding sequence TTGCCGGGCCCCCAGCGAACCTGTATTGCCTGCCGCAGCAGCCACGATAAAAAAAGGCTGTTTCGCCTGGTGGCAGCGCCCGACGGCACCTTGGTCTGGGACCTTAAGCAAAAGCTCCCCGGACGTGGTACCTATAGCTGCCCAACCCTCAAATGTGTTACAAGAAGCCTGCAGGCAAAAAAACTGACTCACCATCTGCGGCAGCCCATAGAAGATGCAGCTACTGATGGTAAAGTGCAGGAGTTGATAGCCCTGTGTCGACAAAATGTTTTTAACAGTATAAAAATAGGCATCAAGGCACGTAAGGCCCACTCAGGTCACACCCGGGTATGCAGCATGCTGACCCGCGGCGACGTGCAGGCGCTGATTCTGGCATCGGATATCTCTGCATCGCGTCAGCATGAACTTCAGCAACTGGCAGAAGCAAAACAGTTGGTTCCCAACATTTTTGCCACCTGCCGAGAGCTGGGAGAACTGTTTGGAGTGGAGAGCCGCAGCGCGGTTGCCCTGTGTGATCAGGGGATCGCTCAACTGTTTATTCACCAATTTGGGTTATATAGAACCATGAAGGAAGGATTGTAG